The following proteins are encoded in a genomic region of Deinococcus planocerae:
- a CDS encoding histidine phosphatase family protein, with the protein MLTLHLVRHAPTVPNAERRYPGEEEDAPLSLEGRALARSLRLPRAATAFTSPSLRARETAVLAGFHQAVPDPALLEAHFGVMAGRTWGELEETFGEAPRAWIDALADPDSDAGPPGGETGRVFHARVRAWLAGLPESGEVVAFTHAGPLQAALRLTVGLRAVATPPGTVATLRRAGGHWWLTALRPPD; encoded by the coding sequence GTGTTGACGCTCCACCTCGTCCGCCACGCGCCCACCGTGCCGAACGCCGAGCGCCGTTACCCGGGGGAGGAGGAGGACGCACCGCTGTCCCTGGAGGGCCGCGCCCTCGCCCGCTCGTTGCGCCTGCCGAGGGCCGCGACGGCCTTCACCTCCCCCAGCCTCCGGGCCCGCGAGACCGCCGTGCTCGCTGGCTTCCATCAGGCCGTGCCTGACCCGGCCTTACTGGAAGCCCACTTCGGGGTGATGGCGGGGCGGACTTGGGGAGAGTTGGAGGAGACGTTCGGGGAGGCGCCGCGGGCCTGGATCGACGCGCTGGCGGACCCCGACTCGGACGCCGGACCGCCGGGAGGGGAGACGGGCCGGGTCTTCCACGCCCGCGTCCGGGCGTGGCTCGCTGGCCTCCCCGAATCCGGCGAGGTCGTCGCCTTCACGCACGCCGGACCGCTCCAGGCCGCCCTGCGACTGACGGTCGGGCTGCGCGCCGTCGCCACACCGCCCGGCACGGTCGCCACCCTGCGGCGGGCGGGCGGGCACTGGTGGTTGACGGCCCTGCGCCCGCCCGACTGA
- a CDS encoding GNAT family N-acetyltransferase, whose protein sequence is MAIRPFQNADAPAVARLVTEGVRGHWTYTPEQFRGGMDSGRLVAERGGEVVATMRLSPFGSGAPGALRLDPAGDGSAFTALYLMALAALPHGFTRLLGVTREDWPETMDFFHAAGFRNAWQSWGAHMSLTGFDPERFRPLEERLYLQGYEVGHLGPETGEADWEGLHRLHVLGVRDAPRNPTTPDPLSREELRETILREEAAFVVRFRGEVVASTRLSLRGREVESEQTVTHPAHRSRGLATLAKVHALAWARQQGFTQAGTGGTVLNLPMLRVNARLGYVAGPMWVTWERELRG, encoded by the coding sequence TTGGCGATACGCCCCTTCCAGAATGCCGACGCCCCCGCCGTCGCGCGGCTCGTCACCGAGGGCGTGCGGGGGCACTGGACGTACACGCCGGAGCAATTCCGCGGGGGGATGGATTCCGGGCGCCTCGTGGCGGAGCGTGGCGGTGAGGTCGTGGCGACGATGCGGCTCAGCCCCTTCGGCTCGGGCGCACCGGGCGCGCTGCGACTCGACCCCGCGGGGGACGGCTCGGCCTTCACGGCGCTTTACCTAATGGCCCTGGCCGCCTTGCCGCATGGCTTCACCCGCCTCCTGGGTGTGACGCGCGAGGACTGGCCCGAGACGATGGACTTTTTCCACGCGGCGGGCTTTCGCAACGCCTGGCAGTCGTGGGGGGCGCACATGAGCCTGACCGGATTCGACCCCGAGCGCTTTCGACCTTTGGAGGAGAGGCTGTACCTGCAAGGCTACGAGGTCGGGCATCTGGGTCCGGAGACGGGGGAGGCGGACTGGGAGGGCCTCCACCGATTGCATGTTCTGGGTGTGCGGGACGCGCCGCGCAACCCCACGACGCCTGACCCGCTGAGCCGGGAGGAACTGCGGGAAACCATCCTGCGGGAGGAGGCCGCCTTCGTCGTTCGCTTCCGGGGCGAGGTCGTCGCCAGCACCCGCCTGTCACTGAGGGGCCGGGAGGTAGAGAGCGAGCAGACCGTGACCCACCCCGCTCACCGCTCGCGCGGCCTCGCCACCCTCGCCAAGGTCCACGCCCTCGCGTGGGCACGACAGCAGGGGTTCACGCAGGCCGGAACGGGCGGGACCGTCCTCAACTTGCCCATGTTGCGGGTCAACGCCCGGTTGGGGTACGTGGCCGGGCCCATGTGGGTGACGTGGGAGAGGGAACTGCGTGGCTGA
- a CDS encoding metal ABC transporter permease, whose protein sequence is MTPAPLPLNFDLVIVVTAVFVAWACGLLGLFLVLRREALLSDAISHSALPGIVAGYWVTGGSLATMPALVGASLFGLVTVGLTALLTRSGRVKADAALGLVFPALFAAGVIAVSLNYSNVHLDLDAVLYGEIAYTPFRTGWLGLPVAWLLMGGMLLVNALFVGLLFKELRLSTFDPGLSRTLGFSPALIGGALLTLVALTTVAAFDAVGAVLVVAFMIVPPATALLLTRRLRQALGLTLLAGLTASVVGYTVALALDASITGVIAGVLGVQFTVALAGQAVRARRVRGRATLGG, encoded by the coding sequence ATGACTCCCGCACCGCTCCCCCTCAACTTCGACCTCGTGATCGTGGTGACCGCCGTGTTCGTGGCGTGGGCGTGCGGGTTGCTGGGCCTCTTCCTGGTGCTGCGTCGGGAGGCGCTCCTGAGCGACGCGATCAGCCACTCGGCGCTGCCCGGCATCGTGGCGGGGTACTGGGTCACGGGCGGGAGCCTCGCCACCATGCCCGCGCTCGTGGGGGCTTCACTCTTCGGGCTCGTCACGGTGGGGCTGACTGCCCTCCTCACGCGCAGCGGGCGGGTGAAGGCGGACGCGGCGCTGGGGCTGGTCTTCCCGGCCCTCTTCGCCGCCGGGGTGATCGCGGTGAGCCTGAATTACAGCAACGTCCACCTCGACCTCGACGCCGTGCTGTACGGGGAGATCGCGTACACGCCCTTCCGGACCGGGTGGCTCGGCCTGCCGGTCGCGTGGCTGCTGATGGGCGGGATGCTCCTCGTGAACGCCCTCTTCGTCGGGCTGCTGTTCAAGGAACTGCGGCTGAGCACCTTCGACCCGGGCCTGAGCCGCACCCTGGGCTTCTCGCCCGCGTTGATCGGCGGGGCGCTCCTCACCCTCGTCGCGCTGACGACCGTCGCCGCCTTCGACGCGGTGGGGGCGGTGCTCGTCGTCGCCTTCATGATCGTGCCGCCCGCGACCGCCCTGCTGCTCACCCGCCGTCTGCGGCAGGCCCTGGGGCTGACCCTGCTGGCGGGGCTGACGGCCAGCGTGGTGGGGTACACCGTCGCCCTGGCCCTCGACGCGAGCATCACAGGGGTAATCGCGGGGGTGCTGGGGGTGCAGTTCACGGTGGCGCTCGCGGGGCAGGCGGTGAGGGCGAGGCGGGTGCGGGGGCGGGCGACGTTGGGGGGGTGA
- the tkt gene encoding transketolase translates to MTATQQQQSVDQLSVNTIRTLAIDAVQQANSGHPGAPLGAAPMGYVVWQRFLRHNPKNPEWAGRDRFVLSAGHASMLIYSLLHLTGYDMPLDDIKNFRQWGSKTPGHPEFFHTKGLDATTGPLGQGAAMTVGMAMAEAHLAARYNREGFPVFDNYVYSILGDGDLQEGVNHESAALAGHLRLGKLIWLHDDNSVQLDTATDKAESEDTAERYRAYGWEVLRVEDGNNLDEIEAAIRQAQGNKDQPTLIQVRTIIGFGSPRAGTSKAHGEPLGADGVAATKAALGWDYPPFTVPDEVRAHMDATERGARQEAEWQAMFDRYGEAHPDLAAEVMALLKRELPQNLADALPNFEVGGKGIATRNASGEVINALAGVVPGLMGGSADLSGSTKTTIKDGGELLPGHYEGRNVYFGVREFGMAAAANGLALYGGPRPMVGTFLVFADYLKPAFRLSAIQMQPVTYVLTHDSIGLGEDGPTHQPIEQLAMLRATPNARVIRPADANETAAAWLMALEHGTGPTALALSRQDLPVLPRNHAGVRKGAYVVRDAEGAQVILIASGSEVGLALDAAEALSGEGIPARVVSMPCMEVFREQDASYRDSVLTPGVKRVAIEAASKQPWYEWTGSDGAVIGMEGFGASAPAKVLFEKFGFSVPNVVKVVKGIL, encoded by the coding sequence ATGACGGCTACCCAACAGCAGCAGAGTGTGGACCAGCTCAGCGTGAACACCATCCGCACGCTAGCCATCGACGCCGTGCAGCAGGCCAACAGCGGTCACCCGGGAGCGCCGCTGGGAGCCGCCCCGATGGGCTACGTGGTGTGGCAGCGCTTCCTGCGCCACAACCCCAAAAACCCCGAGTGGGCCGGGCGCGACCGCTTCGTGCTGTCGGCGGGGCACGCCTCCATGCTGATCTACTCGCTGCTGCACCTCACCGGGTACGACATGCCGCTCGACGACATCAAGAACTTCCGCCAGTGGGGCAGCAAGACCCCCGGCCACCCCGAGTTCTTCCACACCAAGGGCCTCGACGCGACCACCGGCCCGCTCGGCCAGGGCGCGGCGATGACGGTCGGGATGGCGATGGCGGAAGCCCACCTCGCCGCCCGCTACAACCGCGAGGGCTTCCCGGTCTTCGACAACTACGTGTACTCCATCCTGGGTGACGGCGACCTCCAGGAGGGCGTGAATCACGAGTCGGCGGCGCTGGCCGGGCACCTCCGCTTGGGCAAGTTGATCTGGCTGCACGACGACAACTCGGTGCAGCTCGATACCGCGACCGACAAGGCCGAGTCGGAGGACACCGCCGAGCGGTACCGCGCCTACGGCTGGGAGGTCTTGCGCGTCGAGGACGGCAACAACCTGGACGAGATCGAGGCGGCGATCCGGCAGGCGCAGGGGAACAAAGACCAGCCCACCCTGATTCAGGTCCGAACCATCATCGGGTTCGGCAGCCCCCGTGCGGGCACGAGCAAGGCGCACGGCGAGCCGCTGGGTGCGGACGGCGTGGCGGCGACGAAGGCGGCCCTGGGCTGGGATTACCCGCCCTTCACGGTGCCGGACGAGGTGCGCGCCCATATGGACGCGACCGAGCGCGGGGCGCGGCAGGAGGCCGAGTGGCAGGCCATGTTCGACCGCTACGGGGAGGCGCACCCCGACCTCGCCGCCGAGGTGATGGCCCTCCTCAAGCGTGAGTTGCCCCAGAACCTCGCTGACGCCCTCCCCAACTTCGAGGTGGGCGGCAAGGGCATCGCCACCCGGAACGCGAGCGGGGAGGTCATCAACGCGCTCGCGGGGGTCGTGCCCGGCCTGATGGGCGGCAGCGCGGACCTCAGCGGCAGCACGAAGACCACGATCAAGGACGGCGGCGAGCTGCTGCCCGGCCACTATGAGGGCCGCAACGTCTACTTCGGCGTGCGCGAGTTCGGCATGGCCGCCGCCGCCAACGGTCTGGCGCTGTACGGTGGCCCGCGTCCGATGGTAGGCACCTTCCTCGTCTTCGCCGACTACCTCAAGCCCGCCTTCCGCCTCTCGGCGATCCAGATGCAGCCCGTCACCTACGTCCTGACGCACGACTCCATCGGCCTGGGCGAGGACGGCCCCACCCACCAGCCCATCGAGCAGCTCGCCATGCTGCGCGCCACACCCAATGCCCGCGTCATCCGCCCCGCCGACGCGAACGAGACCGCCGCCGCGTGGCTGATGGCGCTGGAGCACGGCACCGGGCCCACGGCGCTGGCGCTCTCCCGCCAGGACCTCCCCGTGCTGCCCCGAAATCACGCGGGCGTGAGGAAGGGCGCCTACGTGGTGCGCGACGCCGAGGGCGCGCAGGTCATCCTGATCGCCAGCGGCTCGGAGGTCGGCCTCGCCCTGGACGCCGCCGAGGCGCTGAGCGGGGAGGGCATCCCCGCCCGCGTCGTCTCGATGCCCTGCATGGAGGTCTTCCGCGAGCAGGACGCGAGCTACCGCGACTCGGTGCTGACCCCTGGCGTGAAGCGCGTCGCCATCGAGGCCGCCAGCAAGCAGCCCTGGTACGAGTGGACGGGCTCGGACGGCGCCGTGATCGGAATGGAAGGCTTCGGCGCCTCCGCCCCCGCCAAGGTGCTGTTCGAGAAATTCGGCTTCAGCGTGCCGAACGTGGTCAAGGTGGTGAAGGGGATTCTGTAG
- a CDS encoding metal ABC transporter ATP-binding protein, whose product MTVTLGAAAPLTAAHPAPPLALRGLSVAYRERPAVWNVSFDVPAASLTAIIGPNGAGKSTLLKAALGLVPRLSGDALFFGQPLARVRSRVAYVPQRTSVDWDFPASALDVVTMGLYGRLGWLRRAGRREREAAMTCLERVGMADLAGRQISELSGGQQQRVFLARSLAQGADLTFMDEPFAGVDAVTEKAIVDVLRGLRREGRTVVAVHHDLDTVRDYFDHVALLNVELVASGPTEAAFTPAHLRAAYGERHGALAAALAGDRSPGVGGARP is encoded by the coding sequence ATGACCGTCACCCTCGGGGCCGCCGCGCCCCTGACCGCCGCCCACCCCGCCCCGCCCCTCGCCCTGCGCGGCCTGAGCGTCGCCTACCGCGAGCGGCCCGCCGTGTGGAACGTCTCCTTCGACGTGCCCGCCGCGTCCCTCACCGCGATTATCGGGCCGAACGGGGCGGGGAAGAGCACGCTGCTCAAGGCGGCGCTCGGGCTGGTGCCCCGCCTCTCCGGGGACGCCCTCTTCTTCGGGCAGCCCCTCGCGCGGGTGCGGTCCCGGGTCGCCTACGTGCCCCAGCGGACGAGCGTGGACTGGGACTTCCCGGCGAGTGCCCTCGACGTGGTGACGATGGGCCTGTACGGGCGGCTCGGGTGGCTGCGCCGCGCCGGTCGCCGCGAGCGGGAGGCGGCCATGACTTGCCTGGAGCGGGTCGGGATGGCCGACCTCGCCGGGCGGCAGATCAGCGAGCTGTCGGGCGGGCAGCAGCAGCGGGTGTTCCTGGCCCGTTCGCTGGCGCAGGGGGCCGACCTCACCTTCATGGACGAGCCCTTCGCGGGGGTGGACGCGGTGACGGAAAAAGCCATCGTGGACGTGCTGCGGGGGCTGCGGCGCGAGGGCCGCACCGTCGTCGCCGTCCACCACGACCTCGACACGGTGCGTGACTACTTCGACCACGTGGCCCTCCTGAACGTCGAACTCGTCGCCAGCGGGCCGACCGAGGCCGCCTTTACCCCCGCCCACCTGCGCGCCGCGTACGGGGAGCGGCACGGGGCGCTGGCCGCCGCCCTCGCCGGGGACCGGTCGCCAGGGGTCGGGGGGGCGAGGCCGTGA
- a CDS encoding metal ABC transporter permease, with product MTPLDLLSDYTLRSILLGSALLGLVAGTLGTFSVLRRQSLIGDTVAHAALPGICAAFLLTGTRDTLGLLLGGGISGLAASLLALAILRYSRLKEDAALGVTFSAFFGIGIAMLTAIGQSGNAAQAGLDKFLFGQAAALTQGDVIRFALLGALALGTAALLHKELKVTLFDPDFARVQGWPVPGLTALSTALTVLAVMIGLQTVGVVLMAAMLIAPAVAARQWTRSLSGMLGLAGAFGALSGALGAGLSLGVSSGAGSLPTGAVTVLAATALAVLSLLAAPRRGVLAELVRQRRVRARLLRELNSGGQA from the coding sequence GTGACTCCCCTCGACCTGCTGAGCGACTACACCCTGCGCAGCATCCTGCTCGGCTCGGCGCTGCTGGGGCTGGTGGCGGGCACGCTGGGCACCTTCTCGGTCCTGCGGCGCCAGAGCCTGATCGGGGACACCGTGGCGCACGCCGCGCTGCCGGGCATCTGCGCGGCCTTCCTCCTGACGGGCACGCGCGACACGCTGGGCCTGCTCCTGGGTGGGGGGATCAGCGGGCTCGCCGCCTCGTTGCTCGCGCTCGCCATCCTCAGATACAGCCGCCTGAAGGAGGACGCCGCCCTGGGGGTGACGTTCAGCGCCTTTTTCGGCATCGGGATCGCCATGCTGACCGCCATCGGCCAGAGCGGGAACGCGGCGCAGGCGGGGCTCGACAAGTTCCTCTTCGGGCAGGCCGCGGCGCTCACGCAGGGGGACGTGATCCGCTTCGCCCTCCTCGGGGCGCTGGCGCTGGGGACCGCCGCCCTGCTCCACAAGGAGCTGAAGGTGACCCTCTTCGACCCCGACTTCGCGCGGGTGCAGGGCTGGCCGGTGCCAGGGCTCACCGCGCTCTCCACGGCTCTGACCGTCCTCGCGGTGATGATCGGCCTCCAGACGGTCGGGGTGGTCCTGATGGCCGCCATGCTGATCGCGCCCGCCGTCGCCGCGCGGCAGTGGACGCGCAGCCTCTCGGGGATGCTGGGGCTCGCCGGGGCCTTCGGGGCGCTCAGCGGGGCACTGGGGGCGGGGCTGAGCCTGGGCGTCTCCTCCGGCGCGGGCAGCCTGCCGACCGGGGCCGTGACGGTGCTCGCCGCGACCGCCCTCGCGGTGCTGTCCCTCCTCGCCGCGCCCCGCCGGGGGGTGCTCGCCGAACTCGTGCGCCAGCGGCGGGTGCGCGCCCGGCTTCTGCGTGAATTGAACTCGGGGGGGCAAGCATGA
- a CDS encoding metal ABC transporter solute-binding protein, Zn/Mn family, which produces MKALLPAALLALTLTACATTPGEGDAADGRVHVVTTVNMITDLASQIGGDRVRVTGLMGPGVDPHLYKASAGDVRRLANADLVLYGGLHLEGKMVDILHSLNARVPSVAVSEVIPEDRLLTLSGAHDPHVWFDPTLWADAARATEEALSRVDPAGRAVYEANLNRYLGQLRELDAWTAEQFRTVPARQRVLVTAHDAFGYLSRRYGVEVRGLQGISTVAEAGGQNVRSLATFLAERNVKAVFVESTVSPRAVQAVREAARARGHDVEIGGELYADAAGERGTPEGTYVGMVRHNIETIVEALK; this is translated from the coding sequence TTGAAGGCCCTCCTTCCCGCCGCGCTGCTGGCCCTCACCCTCACGGCCTGCGCGACCACGCCAGGGGAGGGCGACGCGGCGGACGGGCGGGTTCACGTCGTCACCACCGTCAACATGATCACCGACCTCGCCTCGCAGATCGGGGGCGACCGGGTGCGGGTGACCGGGCTGATGGGGCCGGGGGTCGATCCCCACCTCTACAAGGCCTCCGCCGGGGACGTGCGGCGGCTGGCGAATGCGGACCTCGTGCTGTACGGGGGGCTGCACCTGGAGGGGAAGATGGTGGACATCCTCCACTCGCTCAACGCCCGCGTGCCCAGCGTGGCCGTCTCCGAGGTGATCCCGGAGGACAGGCTGCTCACCCTGAGCGGCGCGCACGACCCCCACGTCTGGTTCGACCCGACCCTCTGGGCGGACGCCGCCCGCGCGACGGAGGAGGCGCTGAGCCGGGTGGACCCCGCCGGGCGGGCCGTGTACGAGGCCAACCTGAACCGCTACCTGGGCCAGTTGCGCGAGCTGGACGCCTGGACCGCCGAGCAGTTCCGCACCGTGCCCGCGAGGCAGCGGGTCCTGGTCACCGCACACGACGCCTTCGGCTACCTCTCGCGCCGCTACGGGGTGGAGGTGCGCGGCCTCCAGGGCATCAGCACCGTCGCGGAGGCGGGCGGGCAGAACGTCCGGTCTCTGGCGACCTTCCTCGCCGAGCGGAACGTGAAGGCCGTGTTCGTGGAATCCACCGTCTCGCCCCGCGCCGTGCAGGCCGTGCGCGAGGCGGCGCGGGCACGCGGGCACGACGTGGAGATCGGCGGCGAGCTGTACGCCGACGCCGCCGGGGAACGCGGCACGCCGGAGGGCACCTACGTCGGCATGGTGCGCCACAACATCGAAACCATCGTGGAGGCTTTGAAATGA
- a CDS encoding metal-dependent transcriptional regulator, translating to MLVHALSPSAEDYLKHLYLLGQHGRVNTQALAEALGVAPASVTGMLRKLAEQGLVAHAPYQGAQLTGEGQRVALEVLRHHRLLELFLHRALGVPLDEVHEEAERLEHALSERLEARIAAWLGDPTHDPHGDPIPTLSGELPERAERRLTQLAPGEAATVARVPDADPSQLRALVTAGLTPGVPVRVERVDAALGTLTLLLPGGASLTLALGVAAQVGVHAGEVGA from the coding sequence ATGTTGGTTCACGCACTCTCTCCCTCCGCCGAGGACTATCTCAAGCACCTGTATCTCCTCGGGCAGCATGGTCGGGTGAATACCCAGGCTCTGGCGGAGGCGCTGGGGGTGGCGCCCGCGAGCGTGACGGGGATGCTGCGCAAGCTCGCCGAACAGGGCCTGGTCGCGCACGCGCCGTACCAGGGGGCGCAGCTCACGGGCGAGGGACAGCGGGTGGCGCTGGAGGTGCTGCGCCACCACCGCCTGCTCGAACTCTTCCTCCACCGCGCGCTCGGCGTGCCCCTCGACGAGGTTCACGAGGAGGCCGAGCGGCTGGAACACGCCCTGTCCGAGCGGCTGGAGGCACGTATCGCCGCCTGGCTGGGCGACCCTACCCACGACCCGCACGGCGACCCCATCCCCACCCTGAGCGGGGAGCTGCCCGAACGCGCCGAACGCCGCCTGACCCAACTCGCCCCCGGCGAGGCGGCCACCGTCGCCCGCGTGCCCGACGCAGACCCGTCGCAACTCCGGGCCCTCGTCACGGCGGGCCTGACGCCGGGCGTTCCCGTGCGGGTCGAGCGGGTGGACGCCGCGCTGGGGACCCTGACCCTGCTGCTGCCGGGGGGCGCTTCCCTCACCCTCGCCCTGGGGGTCGCCGCGCAGGTGGGGGTCCACGCGGGGGAGGTGGGGGCTTGA
- a CDS encoding adenosylcobinamide-GDP ribazoletransferase, whose translation MTDSRSSWRRQLDAAHLALTFLTTLPLPHIREVREGDFARASAYYPLAGYAVGGVVALLLWLPLPLPDGVRAALAVGAWLAVTGMLHFDGLVDSADALFAMKSPERRLEILRDVHVGAFGLAVGVLALLTLWSLLSAPIPAFAPVVAAVVARTVLLFPMNLYPAARQESLGARSREGRWGAALLLALPALILPGAWGAALATLVAALLVARFAASRLGGGLNGDTYGLIVVTAELAALCAFAWGRG comes from the coding sequence ATGACCGATTCCCGCTCCTCCTGGCGGCGTCAGCTCGACGCGGCCCACCTCGCGCTGACCTTTTTGACCACGCTGCCCCTGCCGCATATCCGCGAGGTGAGGGAGGGAGATTTCGCGCGGGCGAGTGCCTACTACCCGCTGGCCGGGTACGCGGTGGGCGGGGTAGTCGCCCTTTTGCTGTGGCTGCCGCTGCCCCTGCCGGACGGGGTGCGGGCGGCCCTCGCGGTGGGGGCGTGGCTGGCGGTGACGGGGATGCTGCACTTCGACGGGCTGGTGGACAGCGCCGACGCCCTCTTCGCCATGAAGAGCCCCGAGCGGCGGCTGGAAATCCTGCGAGACGTGCATGTGGGGGCGTTCGGCCTCGCCGTGGGCGTCCTTGCCTTGCTGACCCTGTGGAGCCTGCTCTCGGCGCCGATTCCGGCCTTCGCCCCGGTCGTCGCGGCGGTCGTGGCACGGACGGTCTTGCTCTTCCCCATGAATCTCTACCCGGCGGCGCGGCAGGAGTCGTTGGGTGCGCGCTCGCGGGAGGGACGGTGGGGGGCCGCGCTGCTCCTCGCCCTGCCCGCCCTGATCCTCCCCGGCGCGTGGGGGGCCGCGCTCGCCACGCTCGTCGCCGCGCTCCTCGTCGCCCGGTTCGCCGCCTCCCGGCTGGGCGGAGGGCTCAACGGCGACACCTACGGGCTCATTGTCGTGACGGCGGAACTCGCGGCCCTATGCGCCTTCGCGTGGGGGCGGGGGTGA